Proteins found in one Deinococcus sp. Leaf326 genomic segment:
- a CDS encoding helix-turn-helix domain-containing protein gives MINNKTLSTKEKQGFFYFLNDFVDDNHIAGMGVKAYAVYSIIKRHANYAEHTAFPSYTTISERTGLNRTQIKEALDVLEQGHYLTIDKKKVKTGEQNHYTVIDFSDVKALTPKKGKNKLTKRVNGKQGQEAAAPKEKTQVEEVKIEELIATPSSSLYEAYKAAVMKHVLHSDVKLWSEKTFNTKAEKHDKAKLQIAYELLLKEQNKTSAKVYLLSPEQLISAYYPKVMNVITTRKADVEKEKAEELHKKVQEISFKEAASRGFVTESELKDFMELNGKLNTTQKSGGYNIRWDEIKPKMVEAYRAIKQEIQAASGF, from the coding sequence ATGATTAATAATAAAACCCTTAGTACAAAAGAAAAGCAAGGATTCTTCTACTTCTTGAATGATTTTGTAGATGACAACCACATAGCAGGAATGGGAGTAAAGGCTTACGCTGTTTACTCTATTATCAAGAGACATGCGAACTACGCCGAGCATACTGCTTTTCCTTCTTATACTACTATCTCTGAGAGAACGGGACTTAATAGGACTCAGATTAAAGAAGCTCTAGACGTGTTGGAACAAGGGCACTACCTCACGATAGACAAGAAGAAGGTCAAGACGGGCGAGCAAAACCACTATACCGTTATTGACTTTTCAGATGTAAAGGCGCTCACCCCTAAGAAGGGTAAGAACAAGCTCACCAAGAGAGTTAATGGTAAGCAGGGGCAAGAAGCAGCGGCCCCCAAAGAAAAAACTCAGGTAGAAGAGGTCAAGATTGAAGAGCTTATAGCTACTCCTTCTTCATCTCTCTACGAAGCTTACAAAGCAGCCGTCATGAAGCACGTTCTTCATTCTGACGTGAAGCTATGGAGCGAGAAGACCTTTAACACCAAGGCTGAGAAGCATGATAAGGCAAAGCTACAGATAGCCTATGAACTTCTTCTCAAGGAGCAGAACAAGACTTCTGCAAAGGTATACCTTCTTAGCCCTGAACAGCTTATTAGCGCCTATTACCCAAAGGTTATGAACGTGATTACTACTAGAAAGGCTGATGTAGAGAAGGAAAAGGCAGAAGAGCTACATAAGAAGGTTCAAGAAATATCCTTCAAGGAAGCAGCATCAAGAGGATTTGTTACGGAGAGTGAGCTAAAAGACTTCATGGAATTAAACGGAAAACTCAATACTACTCAGAAGTCAGGTGGGTATAACATTAGGTGGGATGAGATTAAGCCAAAAATGGTAGAAGCTTATAGGGCCATTAAACAAGAGATTCAGGCGGCAAGTGGCTTCTGA